The DNA window GAAGCTGTCCAGACCTGACTCGTGGTCGCAGTACGTCTGCCGGGCGAGGCCCTGAATCTGGCCGAAGCCCGCGAAGGACTCGCCGTCGGGCTTCGCCGCATAGTCCGCGGTGGTGTAGTCCCAGATGGTGGAGACCGCCGTCTCCTGGGCGTCCAGCGAGTGCCTCAAGAGGTCGTCCAGGAAGATTGCGTACATGAAGACGGGGATGATGACGAGCATGCACAGCGCCGTCTCCACGGCGGCGGCACCTCGGGCAGCGCGTGCGCCACGTCTGCGAGGAGTGGGGCTCACAGCGGCACCTCCGTCTCGGCGATGGGGACTGCGTCGGAGTTGCCTGCTTCCTGGAGCACCCTGGCGGCCTCCCCCGGTGTGAAGGGATGCAGCTTCGCGCGCCAGAAGGGAGCGAAGAGGTTGGGCGGCTCCCTCCAGCCTCCTGCCCCGAAGCGGTGGTAGTAGACGAGCGCCTTGGACAGGCTCATGCCCTCACCCGCGGCCACGGTCAGCTTCCCGGAACCCTGCGCGCCATGCTGGAACTCCACGCTCCTGGAGTTGTTGAGCTCCCACGGCGCCTGCTGGGCGTTCCCGACGCTCAACGGCATCGTGTAGTAGGCGTAGACGCGAGGCTGGCCCCAGTCCCGGTTGGGGTCCGGGTTGGCGCGGTACTTCATGAAGCAGTTGCCCTCACCCGCGCAGCTTTCGAGCGACTGCGCGTTGGTGCCTTCGAACTGGTGGGAGCCTCGGTGCTGTTCCCCTTCACCGTCGTCTCCAACACCATCGTGCTCGCCTCCCCCTGAGTCGCTCCAGATAGAGGAGTCATAGGACGACATGGCTGGGATTGCGTCCTCCCACATGGAGTGGGTCAAGGAGCCCTCTTCGCTGGCAGCCACGGTGGTCCCCTCGTTGCCACCTTCTTGTCCTCCTGTGTAGACGTCGTCCCCGTCGGTCACCGTCTTGGCTGACCCCTTGTGCCCCGATATCTTGTACAGCCCTTGCTCCGGAATATCCTTGAACTCCCTGAGGAAGTCCGGGTGAAGGTGCTTCGTACCCTTCCGGTTCGAAGGCCATGCCGAGCGGCTCGCATTGCCAATCTCAGTCATGACGCGTGCTCTGGCCTCTTCAGAGCTGCTTCCCACGCTGCCCGTGCATTCCTTCCCATCCACTGAGCAGTTGAACTCGTTCTCATTGAGTGCTCCCACAGCCGAGTTCAGCTCGCTCGACTTGGGCGCAGTGTCATCCTTGAGCTGGGCCAGGCCATGGCTGGAGCCGTCCTTCACAGCCTGGGCGGTCCTCTCATGAACCTCCGCCTGGGACTTGTGAAGATTGTCCACCATGAGGTCCAATCCCTCCATGGCGGTCCTGAAGTCTCCTTCAAGAGCTCGCGCGTCGCGGTCATACTCCTTTGCCTTCTTGCCGAACTTGTTCGCGACCTTCTTGGCATCGGCCGCGTGCTTGCAGCAGCTACACCTGCAGGCGAGACACCTGACCAACTCGGCGGCCGCAATCTTGTTGAAGTTCGACTCCCCCGCCCTCAGCATTTCTCCCGTGACGCTCGCGGCCGCCATGTACGCGTGCAGGCTGTTCATCGCCACGTAGGAGCCGGCGATGGCCCGGTTGCTGACCGCGTAGTAGTTGAGCGCGCGCGCCTCCAGCACCGCCATGGAGTACGCCATGGCGTCGCTGTGCTGCTGGAGCGACATCCGCTGGCGCAGCGCATGACTCAGGTTGAAGCTCAGCGTCACCATCAACGCGAGCACCAGGAAGGACAGCGACCCCAGGACGATGGCCTGCCCTCGCTGGGCGCGGCGGCGCATCCGGCTCAATAGGAGAACGGGAAGATGCATTCGTTCCTCGCGGGAATGCCGTTGTCGAGCACCAGGTTCGACTGCATTCGCATGGTGTACGTGGCGCGGATGGGCGCGATGTAGATGCCCCTCGACGCCGCGCTCTCGTAGGGGCTCTCCCCCTTGCCTGCGCTTCCGAACTTGCGCTTGGACACCTTGGCCTGCTCGTCCGCCTTCACCTTCCCCATGCGCAGGTGCATCCCAATCTCGCGGCCGCGCGCCGCCTGGTAGATGACCCAGTCCGCGAAGGGAATGACGAGCCGGTAGTTGAACGTCACCTGCACGCGCAGCTTCGTGCGCATGCTCTGACGCCAATCCCCCGAGGTCGCGACCGACGGGTCGTCGAAGTCGAGCTCCCCTCCGCCACTCCCGACTTCCTCCTGCGTCGGCCCGCAGATGGTGACCTCGGCGTTCTTCAGGTCCGTCTCCGCCATCTGGTTGCTCTTCAGCTCATTCCACTTCGTCGCGAACTCCTGCCCGGTGCCGACCGGACGGACGTACTCGATGCTCCCCGCCCCCGAAGAACGCTTGCCCAGCATCGGCAACAGCACCGCGACGGCGGCCCGCTCCATCTCCGCGACGTTGGCGTTGCGCAGCGAGCCGGTGCGGACCGCTTTGTATGCGGCGTACTTCGTCAGCAGCCGCGCCTGGTGCATCAGGCCCAGCTGAAGCACGCCCAGGATGAGAAACACGAAGAGCGGCAGGACAACCGCGGTCTCCACCGCCGCCTGTCCTGCCTGTCCCCTTGCATACCCAAAGCAGAGGCGACGTCGCATGGGCCAATCACTACCATACGCACAGTGAGATCGGCAAAACCACAACTCCCTTACTTTCCCTCTAAGCCCGCACTGTCATTCACCACACAGAAGAGGCAACCACTCCGCACCCGGAGTGAGGGATTGCAGAGGGGCGCTCTGTATTTTCTTCACGGCGGCGCTGAAATAAATACAGACACGGGCTCGTGGAAACCCACGAGACGCGTCGCACTGAAACAATGTCTGACGGGAAACACGTAAGACCACTCGAAGGCGCGCGCGGACAGGCCCGTGCTCCGCCATGCACCTCGGGGGGCCCTCCCTTCGCCGGAGGGCCCGCGCCCGAGGCGCAGCCTGTTCGACGGCCCGCGCCTACGGAATGGGCGACTGAATCACGTAGTAGATGGAGCCGAAGTACTTCTGGAGCGCGTTGAGCAGCTGCACCAGGAACGGCCAGCCCATCACGGTGAAGCCCAGCAGCGCGGCGGTGACGGTGGCGTACTCCACCATCGACTGGCCCCGCGCGCGGCTGCCTCGGAGGTTGCTGGAAGTCTTCGCCATGACCTCACCCTTCATCTCTCTCACGGCGTGGCTCCTCGCTGGAGCAGCGAGAGTTGGACCTCGACACCCGGCTCGGGCAGGCGCGGACGCACCGTGGCCCGGCCCAGGGTGGTGCCACGAATCACCTCGAACGCGATGCCCCCCACGTCCACCGGCTCCACGTCCCCGACCTCCCAGCCCTTCTGGGTGAGCAGCTCGCGGTAGCGCGCCCCGACCTCCGTGGGCGTCCCTTCCGGCAGCTTCCCGGCGACCACGTGGTGCGAGGCCCCTTCCATGTTGAAGGAGAGCGTCACGGGCTCACGCAGCTCGGCCGGAAGCGGCATCCACGGGGGAACGCTCGACGCGCGCTTCAACAGCGGCCCGACCTGGCCCGCGGACACGAAGCCCAACGTCTCTCCGCCCTGCGCCAGCACGGAGATGAGCCGCATCTCCTCCTTCGCCGGACTCCAGTAGCCCACCCAGCCGCCATTGACGCCATGGCGCTCGCCGAGCACCGGCAACCCCTTGTCCAGGAGCACCTTCTCGTAGTGCGCCAGCACCTGCTCGGGCGTGTCCTGCGTGCTGAACCACGCCACCGCGATAGGCACGTCCGGCCCCAGGTAGTCCACCGCGAGCAGCTCCGCGCGGCTGGCCCTGGGGTACGCGGGGAAGTGCACCAGCGCCCGCTTCAGGGCCTCTTCCTCGGCGGGAGTGCGCGCGGCCTTCGCCTCGGGCGCGTCATCCAGCGATGGAGGCGGAGACCACTCCTCGGAGACGGCGCGCTTTCCATAGACAGCCCCCTCCCAGGCAAAGCCAATCAACGCGCCCACCACCGCGACGGCGAACAGCAGCGCGGGGACACGAATGACCAGGCTCGAGGAGGAAGGCATCAGCAGCTCTCCGGCGAGGAGCAGCCCAGGTAGTTGTTCCCCCGGGCGTTGTGGGTGGCCTCGTTGTTGTCGGCATCCCAGTCGCGCCACTCGCTGTTGAAGTAGCTGGCGCTGCTGCCGTACTGCTCCACCTCCTGCTGCGGCCCACCGCTCTCCGGGAACGGGACGATGGAGAGGCTGGGCTCGCGCGGGTCATCCCCCGGGTCCATCTGGTCCAGCGCGACATCGGGGCTGAGCACTTCCTGGGTCGCCTCGTTGACGAAGGCCTCGGCGGGCGAGGTCATCTGGGAGTACCCCTGGTTGTCCTGGTTCTTGTAGACCTGGGCCACGCGCACGTAGAGGTTCTCCTCGTCGCTGTCCTTCTTCCCGCGCTCCAGCTTCTGCTCCTTGGTCAGCGCCCAGGTGTCGGTGACGATGGCGATGCGCTCCCAGGGCAGCAGGTAGACATTGCCCTCGAGCCCGCGCGGGTCATCCTGCAAGTCTCCGCTGCCCTGCGCGTTGTTGTGGATGCCATCGCCGCGCCGCATCGTCTGGCGCGCGAGCCCCACCTGGCTGAAGTCCTGGAGGAAGCTCTTGGGCAGCAGATAGTTCTGCACGCCCAACCGCGCCGAGCAGCGGATGATGCCTCCCTTGCTGAACTGGTCCATGTACGACTGATGCAGCGTCACGTTGTAGGCCCCGACGGGGCCACCGCCGCCACCCGCGTTGGGGTCCGCCTGGTTCAGCGTGCACTGCACCTGCTGCGCGCCCGGGTTGAGCCAGCAGGCGTGCGCGGACAGTTCCTGGTGGTGTCCCTCGTCGTTCTCACACTCGGGCCCTTTGCCCGGGCCAAAGCTGTCGATGCCCGACTCGTGGTCGCAGAACATCTGCTGAGCGAACTGCTGGACGCCGCTGAAGCCATCGAAGGGCTCCGAGCCGCTCGCCTTCTTGGGGTAGTTCTGGACGGTGAAATCCCAGGCCGTGGAGAGCGCGGTCTCCTGTCCGTCCAATGCATGCCGGAGGAGGTCATCCAGGAAGAGCGCGTACATGAACACCGGGATGATGACCAACATGCACAGCGCCGTCTCCACCGCCGCTGCGCCGCGTTGAGCGCGATGTCTGGAAGTCCTCACAGCGCCACCCCATCCACTTGAGACATCTGGGACCCCTCGGAGTTGCCCGCGGCATCCAGCACCGACTGGGCGTCCCCCTTCGTGAAGGGATGCAGCTTCGCGCGCCAGTACGGCGCGAAGAGGTTGGGGGCCTCCTTCCAGCCGAGGTTGCCGAAGCGGTGGTAGTAGACGAGCGACTTGGACATGGCCGCCCCTTCCGTGGCGGCGACGGTGAGGTTGCCCTCGCCCTGCTGTCCGTGCGTGAAGCGCACCTGCGCCGACGAGTTGAGCTCCCAGGGCGCCCGCTTCGTGTCTCCCACGCGGAAGCGCATCGACAGGTAGCTGTAGACGCGTGGCTGTCCCCAATCCCGCTTGGGGTCCGGGTTGGCGCGGAACTTCATGAAGCAGTTGCCGGAGCCCGCGCAGCTGGTGAGCGCGCGCGCGTTGACGCCCTCGAAGCGGTGCTGGCCGGAGTGCGCGCCGTCGCCTTCGTGGCCGCCTCCGCCCTCGTCGCTCCAGACCCTGGACTTGAACGAGGACAACCAGGCGCCGTCCTTCCACTGGTGGAAGATGCGCCCCTCGTCCTGCGCCGCCACCTTGGCGCCGGTGTTGTCTGACGACTGTCCTCCCGAGACATCGCCTTCGTCCTTCACCGTCTTGGCCGTGCCACGGGTGCCGCTGACCAGGCGCTGCCCCTCGTTCCCCGGGATGTCATCCAGCTCCTGGAAGAACTGGGAGTTGAGGTACTTGGGGAGGTTCGTGGGGGAGCCGAAGCCACCGGTCTCCCGATTTGCCGCCCACTTGGCGCGGGTCGCATTGGCGACCTCCGTCATCACCTTCGCGCGGGCCTCGGGGGAGCTGTTGCCCACGCTGCCCTGGCACTCCATCCCGTCCACGGCGCAGTTGAACTCGTTGGCGTTGATGGAGCCCACGGCCGACACGAGCTCGCTGGCGTTGGGCGCGGTGTATTCCTTGAGCTGGGACAGGCCATGACTGCGGCCATCCTTCACGGCCTGGAGCGTCTTCTCATGGACCTCCTTCTGGGCCGTGTGGATGTTGTCCACCATCAGGTCCAGCCCCTCCATGGCCGTGTTGAAGTTCGACTCGAAGCCCTGGACCTTGTCGTCGTAGTCCTGACCGGACTTGTTGAAGTCCTGGCTGATCTTGAACGCCTCCGCGGCGTGCTCGCAGTGGTCGCACATGAAATAGCAGGCGATACACAGCGCCATCTCCTGGATGGCGATCATCTGGAAGTTCTTCGAGGACGCCCGCATCATCTGGCCGGTGATGCTGGCCGCGGACATGTACGCGTGCAGGCTGTTCATCGCCACGTAGGAGCTGGCGATGGCCCGGTTGCTGACCGCGTAGTAGTTGAGCGCGCGCGCCTCCAGCACCGCCATGGAGTACGACAGCGTGTCGCTGTGCTGCTGCAACGTCATCTTCTGACGGAGCGCATGGCTCAGGTTGAAGCTCAGCGTCACCATCAACGCGAGCACCAGGAAGGACAGCGACCCCAGGACGATGGCCTGCCCTCGCTGGGGGCGGCGGCGCGTCCGGCTCAGTAGGAGAACGGGAAGACGCATGCGTTGCTCCCGGGGAGGGCGTTGTTGCCCAGGTAGAAGTTGGACTGCATCCGCATCGTGTACGTGGCGCGGATGGGCATGATGTAGACACCCTGGCCGGCGGCGCTCTCGTAGGGGCCCTCGCCCGTGGCGGCGCCACCGAAGCGGCGGCCGGACGTCTTGGCCTGCTCCTGGGCCTTTATCTTTCCCATGCGCAGCTGCATCGGAATCTCGCGACCGCGCGCCGCCTGGTAGATGACCCAGTCCGCGAAGGGGATGACGAGCCGGTAGTTGAGCGTCACCTGGATGCGCAGCTTGGTGCGGTGATTGCGCCGCCAGTCGTTGTCGGGGCTGGTGTTCTTCGGGTCGTCGAAGTCGAACTCGCCGCTGTTCCCCGAGATTTCCTCCTGCGTGGGGCCGCAGACGGTGACCTCCGCGTACTTGAGGTTCACCCCGGGCATCTCGTTGGACTTCAGCTCGTTGAACTTGGTCTCGAACTCGCTGGCGCTGCCCACGGGCCGGACGTACTCGATGCCGCCCGCGCCAGAGGCCCGGGTGCCCAGGATGGGCAGGAGCACCGCGAGCGCGGCGGCCTCCATGGTCTTCACGTTGGCGTTGTGGAGCGAGCCCGCTCGCACGGCCTTGTAGGCGGCGTACTTGGTCAACAGCCGCGCCTGGTGCATCAGCCCGATTTGGAGCGTGCCCAGGATGAGGAAGACGAAAAGCGGCAGGACGATGGCGGACTCCACCGCGGCCTGGCCTGACTGGGTCGCTGTGGTGCGGGAGCTCATCCGGCCTCGCATGAGGGACAGCAAGTAATACCCCCTGTGCGCCAACGAAGTTACACTGACAATCCAGTCTCGCGGATCACCCCCTTCGGGTTTCTCCCCCCAAGGTGAAATCAGCGAGAACCGTTGTCCCTGGCATGAAGCATCCTCTCTCTTAAGCAAGAATCCGCGCGAGAAGCGCCCCCGTCGGCCACATGACCGATAAGGCCTGGGTCAACTCTCACGCGCTGAAAAAGTAGCTGACGCACGAGGCCACCCCGCAGCGGGACGTGGAGCGGGTCAGCGGCGCCGGGCGAGCTGCTGGATGAGGTCCACGTAGCGGCGGTTCTTGGGGTTGAGCTTGAAGGCCTTGCGGAAGGACTCCTCGGCCAGGGTTGTCTGCCCCTCCCCCTGGGCCACCTCGCCCAGGAAGGCCCAGCCCTCCTCCAGCGCGGGCTCCTGGCGGACCACCTCCTGGAGCTCCTGCAGGGCCAGGCGAC is part of the Myxococcus landrumus genome and encodes:
- a CDS encoding TadE/TadG family type IV pilus assembly protein, translated to MRRRAQRGQAIVLGSLSFLVLALMVTLSFNLSHALRQRMSLQQHSDAMAYSMAVLEARALNYYAVSNRAIAGSYVAMNSLHAYMAAASVTGEMLRAGESNFNKIAAAELVRCLACRCSCCKHAADAKKVANKFGKKAKEYDRDARALEGDFRTAMEGLDLMVDNLHKSQAEVHERTAQAVKDGSSHGLAQLKDDTAPKSSELNSAVGALNENEFNCSVDGKECTGSVGSSSEEARARVMTEIGNASRSAWPSNRKGTKHLHPDFLREFKDIPEQGLYKISGHKGSAKTVTDGDDVYTGGQEGGNEGTTVAASEEGSLTHSMWEDAIPAMSSYDSSIWSDSGGGEHDGVGDDGEGEQHRGSHQFEGTNAQSLESCAGEGNCFMKYRANPDPNRDWGQPRVYAYYTMPLSVGNAQQAPWELNNSRSVEFQHGAQGSGKLTVAAGEGMSLSKALVYYHRFGAGGWREPPNLFAPFWRAKLHPFTPGEAARVLQEAGNSDAVPIAETEVPL
- a CDS encoding TadE family protein is translated as METAVVLPLFVFLILGVLQLGLMHQARLLTKYAAYKAVRTGSLRNANVAEMERAAVAVLLPMLGKRSSGAGSIEYVRPVGTGQEFATKWNELKSNQMAETDLKNAEVTICGPTQEEVGSGGGELDFDDPSVATSGDWRQSMRTKLRVQVTFNYRLVIPFADWVIYQAARGREIGMHLRMGKVKADEQAKVSKRKFGSAGKGESPYESAASRGIYIAPIRATYTMRMQSNLVLDNGIPARNECIFPFSY
- a CDS encoding TadE/TadG family type IV pilus assembly protein: MRLPVLLLSRTRRRPQRGQAIVLGSLSFLVLALMVTLSFNLSHALRQKMTLQQHSDTLSYSMAVLEARALNYYAVSNRAIASSYVAMNSLHAYMSAASITGQMMRASSKNFQMIAIQEMALCIACYFMCDHCEHAAEAFKISQDFNKSGQDYDDKVQGFESNFNTAMEGLDLMVDNIHTAQKEVHEKTLQAVKDGRSHGLSQLKEYTAPNASELVSAVGSINANEFNCAVDGMECQGSVGNSSPEARAKVMTEVANATRAKWAANRETGGFGSPTNLPKYLNSQFFQELDDIPGNEGQRLVSGTRGTAKTVKDEGDVSGGQSSDNTGAKVAAQDEGRIFHQWKDGAWLSSFKSRVWSDEGGGGHEGDGAHSGQHRFEGVNARALTSCAGSGNCFMKFRANPDPKRDWGQPRVYSYLSMRFRVGDTKRAPWELNSSAQVRFTHGQQGEGNLTVAATEGAAMSKSLVYYHRFGNLGWKEAPNLFAPYWRAKLHPFTKGDAQSVLDAAGNSEGSQMSQVDGVAL
- a CDS encoding TadE/TadG family type IV pilus assembly protein, which gives rise to MSSRTTATQSGQAAVESAIVLPLFVFLILGTLQIGLMHQARLLTKYAAYKAVRAGSLHNANVKTMEAAALAVLLPILGTRASGAGGIEYVRPVGSASEFETKFNELKSNEMPGVNLKYAEVTVCGPTQEEISGNSGEFDFDDPKNTSPDNDWRRNHRTKLRIQVTLNYRLVIPFADWVIYQAARGREIPMQLRMGKIKAQEQAKTSGRRFGGAATGEGPYESAAGQGVYIMPIRATYTMRMQSNFYLGNNALPGSNACVFPFSY